CGAGGAGCCCAGACTGACCGTCGGCGCCCAGGCACACGAGGGGGAGCGGGCCGCGTTGCTGGGTCTCGCGGGCTGGCCCGCGGCTGCCGAGGAGTCGATCGTGGCGCGCGACTGTCTCCTGGCCCATCGCACCGGGGGCCGCCTGCACGTGTGCCATGTCTCCACGGCGGGCACCGTCGAGGTGCTGCGCTGGGCGGCCGGGCCGCTGGCCGCGCTCCCCTCCCAGGCGCCCGGCGGCCGTCCCGGTCGGGTGTCCGCCGAGGTGACACCGCATCACCTGCTGCTCACCGACGAGCGGCTGACCACCTACGATCCGGTGAACAAGGTCAATCCGCCGCTGCGTACCGAGGCGGACACCCTGGCCCTGCGAGCGGCCCTCGCCGACGGCGTCATCGACTGTGTCGCCACGGACCACGCCCCGCACGCCCCGCAGGACAAGGACTGTGAGTGGGCCGCGGCCCGACCAGGCATGCTGGGTCTGGAGACCGCGCTGTCCGTCGTGGTCGAGACCATGGTGAACACCGGGCTGCTGGACTGGCGCGGCGTCGCCAGGGTGATGAGCGAGCGTCCGGCCGAACTGGTCGGCCTGCCCGACCACGGCAGACCGATCGCCGTGGGGGAGCCGGCCTCGCTCGTCCTGATCGATCCGGCGGCGCACTGGACGGTGCGCGGCGCGGAGTCGGCCAGTCTGGCCGACAACACCCCCTTCGAGGGGATGCGGCTGCCCGCTCGGGTGGTGGCGACTATGTTGCGCGGGCGTTTCACCGCGCGGGACGGGAAGGTGCTCCGGTGGATCGACTCCTGTTGACACTGGCCTTTGTGGCGTTCTTCGCACTCTGCGCTTGGGGCATGTGGCGTGGTTGGCACCGACGGGCCGCCGACCAGGCGGGCGTGCTGCCCGCGCTGCCGCAGCCCGCGCCCGAGCTGCTCGACGCGCCCGACGTGCTCCCCGCGCTCACCGGGGTCTACATCGGCACCACCTCGGCGGAGAACTGGCAGGCTCGGATCGTCGCGGGTGACTTCGGTCACCGCTCGGCCGGCGCCCTGCGGCTGGTCGACGAGGGCGTGCTGATCGAGCGGGACGGCGCGACCACCCTGTGGCTGCCCGCCCACGCCCTGCGGTCCGCCAGGATCGACAGCAAGTCCGCGGGCAAGGTCGTCCCCGGCGGCGGTCTGCTCGTGCTGACCTGGCAGCACGGCGACTTCGACCTGGACACCTCGTTTCGTGCGGACGACAAGAGCGACTACGAGAAGTGGGTCGCCCGGCTGAGTGAGAAGGCGGCGCCCGAGGGCGCGGCCTCGGCAGCCGAGCAGGCGGTCGACGGCGCATCGGACACGGCGCCCCAGGCCCCGGACAGGACGGAGGCGGGCAGGTGAGCGGACGGTCCCCGGCGAAGCTGGTGCTGGAGGACGGGCGCGTCTTCGTCGGCAGCGCCTACGGCGGCTTGGGGGAGAGCCTCGGTGAGGTGGTCTTCTCGACCGGGATGACCGGCTATCAGGAGACGCTCACCGATCCCTCGTACCACCGGCAGATCGTGGTGCAGACGGCGCCGCAGATCGGCAACACGGGCTGGAACGACGAGGACGACGAGTCCGGCCGCATCTGGGTGGCGGGCTACGTCGTGCGTGATCCCAGCCGGTCGCCCTCCAACTGGCGGTCGCGCCGCACGCTGGCCGAGGAGCTGGCCAGTCAGGGCGTCGTCGGGATCGCCGACGTCGACACGCGCACGCTCACCCGACACATCCGCGAGCGCGGTGCCATGCGGGCGGGCGTGTTCTCCGGAGCCGGCCTCGCCCCCGACGACGAACTGCTGGCCAGGGTTCGGGCGGCCGCGCCGATGACGGGCGCCGACCTGGCGGGCGACGTCAGCACCGCGGCGCCGTACGTCGTTCCGGCGGTCGGAGAGCGGCGGTTCACCGTCGCCGCCGTCGACCTGGGCATCAAGTCCAACACGCCCAGGATGCTGGCCCGGCTCGGCGTCGAGGTCCACGTCCTCCCGGTGAGCTCGTCCTTCGAGGACGTCCTCGCGATCGAGCCCGACGGGATGTTCCTCTCCAACGGCCCGGGCGACCCGGCCACCGCGGACCATCCGGTGGCGCTGACCAGGGCGGCGTTGGAACGTGAGCTGCCGCTGTTCGGCATCTGCTTCGGCAACCAGATCCTCGGCCGTGCCCTGGGCCTGGGCACCTACAAGCTCCCGTACGGGCACCGAGGCATCAACATCCCGGTCGTCGACGCCGTCACCGGCCGAGTGGCCATCACCGCGCAGAACCACGGGTTCGCGGTGGCGGGGGAGCCCGGCGCCCGGTTCGACACCGACTTCGGTGCCGCCATGGTGAGCCACCACTGCCCCAACGACGGGTCGGTGGAGGGGCTGCGGTGCGTGGACGCCCCGGCCTTCAGCGTGCAGTACCACCCCGAGGCCGCCGCGGGTCCGCATGACGCCGCCGGCCTGTTCGACGACTTCGTCGACCTGATGTCCACCCGCTCCGTCTCCGTGTCGAGACGTTGACCACGGGCCCCCGGGACGCTCCACGGTGCCTCCCGGGGGCGTGTCGGGCCCCTTCCCGCGATGTCGAGCCTGCGACGCGGCAGGCGTCGGCGCCGTCCCCCGGTGTCGGCGACGCGATCGTGCCGTCGGCCTACCGTGCCGACTCGGTGCGCCGCCGCTGTTCGCGGTCGCCCGCCGACGAATCGCGGCCCGCGGCGGTGGGCGCCGCGGGCGTGCACCGTGTCCAAGAGCGTTCAAGTCTTCCGCGACGGATTCCGTCGCCTGGTGAGTGAGGGAATTCATGCCGAAACGGACTGACATAGGACATGTGATGGTGATCGGCTCCGGGCCGATCGTCATCGGTCAGGCCTGCGAGTTCGACTACTCCGGCACCCAGGCCTGTCGGGTGCTCCGTGAGGAGGGCCTGCGGGTCAGCCTCGTCAACTCCAATCCGGCGACGATCATGACCGACCCCGAGTTCGCCGACGCCACCTACATCGAGCCGATCACCCCGGAGTTCGTCGAGAAGGTGATCGCCGCGGAGCGACCGGACGCCCTGCTGGCGACCCTCGGCGGTCAGACGGCGTTGAACACGGCCGTCGCCCTGCATGAACGCGGGGTGCTGGAGCGGTACGGGGTCGAACTGATCGGTGCCGACATCGACGCGATCCAGCGTGGTGAGGATCGCCAGCTCTTCAAGGACATCGTCCGCTCGGTGGGCGGTGAGGTGCCCGGCAGCCGGGTGTGCCGTTCCATGGAGGAGGTGCGTGAGGCGGTCGGCGAGCTGGGTCTGCCGGTGGTGATCCGCCCCAGCTTCACCATGGGCGGTCTCGGCTCCGGCATGGCCCACACCACCGAGGAGCTCGAGCGGCTCGCCTCCACCGGCCTCGCCGAGAGCCCGGTCACCGAGGTCCTCATCGAGGAGAGCGTGCTCGGGTGGAAGGAGTACGAACTCGAGCTGATGCGCGATCACCGCGACAACGTGGTGGTCGTCTGCTCCATCGAGAACATCGATCCGATGGGCGTGCACACCGGCGACTCGGTGACCGTCGCGCCCGCGATGACGCTGACCGACCGGGAGTACCAGGAGCTGCGTGACCTGGGCATCGCGGTGCTGCGGGCCGTCGGCGTGGAGACGGGCGGCTGCAACATCCAGTTCGCGGTCAACCCGCGCACCGGCAGGCTCGTCGTCATCGAGATGAACCCGAGGGTCTCGAGGTCCTCCGCGCTGGCGTCGAAGGCGACCGGCTTCCCGATCGCCAAGATCGCCGCCAAGCTCGCCGTGGGCTACACCCTCGACGAGATCCGCAACGACATCACCGGCGAGACGCCCGCCAGCTTCGAGCCGACCCTGGACTACGTCGTGGTGAAGGTGCCGCGGTTCGCCTTCGAGAAGTTCCCGGGCGCCGACCCCACGTTGACCACGACGATGAAGAGCGTCGGCGAGGGCATGTCGATGGGCCGCAGCTTCAGCGAGGCCCTCGGCAAGGCGCTGCGCTCCATGGAGACGAAGTCCCTGAGCTTCTGGACCCGGCCGGACGCGCCGGAGGCCACCCTGGAGTCGACGCTCGCCGCCCTGCGTTCCGCGCACGACGGCGGCCTCTACACGATCGAGCGGGCGCTGCGGCTGGGCGCCACGGTCGAGCAGGTGCACGAGGTCTCCGGTGTCGACCCGTGGTTCATCGATCAGATCCTGGCGCTGGTGGAGCTGCGGCGAGAGGTGCTCGACGCTCCGGTGCTCGACGAGGGCCTGCTTCGCTCCGCGAAGCGGGCGGGGTTCTCGGATCGTCAGCTTGCCGCACTGCGGCCCGAACTGGCCGGTGAGGACGGTGTCCGGGCGCTGCGGCACCGCCTCGGAGTCCGACCGGTCTACAAGACCGTCGACACCTGCGCCGCCGAGTTCGCCGCGAGCACCCCGTATCACTACTCGGCCTATGAGGTCGATCCGG
This genomic stretch from Actinoalloteichus hoggarensis harbors:
- the carA gene encoding glutamine-hydrolyzing carbamoyl-phosphate synthase small subunit, whose translation is MSGRSPAKLVLEDGRVFVGSAYGGLGESLGEVVFSTGMTGYQETLTDPSYHRQIVVQTAPQIGNTGWNDEDDESGRIWVAGYVVRDPSRSPSNWRSRRTLAEELASQGVVGIADVDTRTLTRHIRERGAMRAGVFSGAGLAPDDELLARVRAAAPMTGADLAGDVSTAAPYVVPAVGERRFTVAAVDLGIKSNTPRMLARLGVEVHVLPVSSSFEDVLAIEPDGMFLSNGPGDPATADHPVALTRAALERELPLFGICFGNQILGRALGLGTYKLPYGHRGINIPVVDAVTGRVAITAQNHGFAVAGEPGARFDTDFGAAMVSHHCPNDGSVEGLRCVDAPAFSVQYHPEAAAGPHDAAGLFDDFVDLMSTRSVSVSRR
- a CDS encoding transporter — its product is MDRLLLTLAFVAFFALCAWGMWRGWHRRAADQAGVLPALPQPAPELLDAPDVLPALTGVYIGTTSAENWQARIVAGDFGHRSAGALRLVDEGVLIERDGATTLWLPAHALRSARIDSKSAGKVVPGGGLLVLTWQHGDFDLDTSFRADDKSDYEKWVARLSEKAAPEGAASAAEQAVDGASDTAPQAPDRTEAGR
- a CDS encoding dihydroorotase, yielding MTSTESESSSVLLRGVRPYGEGEPVDLLVADGRIAALDTAVDAGRAEVVDATGLVALPGFVDLHTHLREPGREDAETIDTGSASAALGGYTAVFAMANTDPVADNAVLVEHVWRRGREVGLVDVHPVGAVTVGLAGERLAELGGMARSAARVRMFSDDGVCVDDPLLMRRALEYSSALGAVIAQHAEEPRLTVGAQAHEGERAALLGLAGWPAAAEESIVARDCLLAHRTGGRLHVCHVSTAGTVEVLRWAAGPLAALPSQAPGGRPGRVSAEVTPHHLLLTDERLTTYDPVNKVNPPLRTEADTLALRAALADGVIDCVATDHAPHAPQDKDCEWAAARPGMLGLETALSVVVETMVNTGLLDWRGVARVMSERPAELVGLPDHGRPIAVGEPASLVLIDPAAHWTVRGAESASLADNTPFEGMRLPARVVATMLRGRFTARDGKVLRWIDSC